The Vidua chalybeata isolate OUT-0048 chromosome 17, bVidCha1 merged haplotype, whole genome shotgun sequence genome has a segment encoding these proteins:
- the MMP9 gene encoding matrix metalloproteinase-9, whose amino-acid sequence MALLLALLVVGLLAVSCRAAPLQGKPQTVVTFPGDLISTLPDLELAERYLQRFGYTTEAEAKIGGRHVSLGKALLKMQKQLGLEETGELDAATLEAMRAPRCGVPDVGAFLTFEGDLKWDHMDLTYRVMNYSPDLDRAVIDDAFRRAFQVWSDVTPLTFTQIYSGEADIMIMFGSQEHGDGYPFDGKDGLLAHAFPPGQGIQGDAHFDDDEFWTLGTGLVVKTRHGNANGAECHFPFIFEGRSYSRCTTEGRKDGLPWCATTSNYDRDKKYGFCPSELLYTNGGNSDGAPCVFPFVFDGTSYDTCTTDGRSDGYRWCATTSSFDQDKKYGFCPNRDTAVIGGNSQGDPCVFPFTFLGQSYSACTNQGRQDGKLWCATTSNYDTDKKWGFCPDRGYSIFLVAAHEFGHSLGLDHSSVREALMYPMYSYIQDFQLHPDDVQGIQYLYGRGSGPKPTAPAPAPTEEPQPLPTEEPQPVPTEEPQPMPTEAGSTSTTEEEEEETPEPTVGPIPVDPSRDACMEKNFDAITEINGELYFFKDGKYWTYSSFWKSGIQGAFSVADTWPGLPDTIDAVFQDLLTKRVFFFAGRQFWVFSGKSVLGPRGIEKLGIGKEAGRLSGALQRGRGKVLLFSGESYWRLDVKVQRVDKGYPRATDDVFTGVPLDARNVFLYQGKYHFCRGSFYWRMTPRYQVDRVGYVKYDILQCPQN is encoded by the exons ATGGCActcctcctggccctgcttGTCGTCGGGCTGCTGGCTGTCTCCTGCCGCGCGGCCCCTCTCCAGGGCAAGCCGCAGACAGTTGTCACCTTCCCGGGGGACCTAATCAGCACCTTGCCGGATCTAGAGCTGGCAGAG CGCTACCTGCAGAGGTTCGGCTACACCACGGAGGCAGAGGCTAAGATTGGTGGCAGGCACGTGTCCCTGGGCAAGGCACTGCTCAAGATGCAGAAGCAGCTGGGCTTGGAGGAGACAGGAGAGCTGGATGCTGCCACATTGGAGGCCATGCGAGCCCCCCGCTGCGGCGTCCCTGATGTGGGAGCCTTCCTTACCTTTGAGGGGGACCTCAAGTGGGACCACATGGACCTGACTTACCG GGTGATGAACTACTCCCCCGACCTGGACCGTGCCGTGATCGATGATGCCTTCAGACGGGCGTTCCAAGTGTGGAGTGATGTGACCCCTCTCACCTTCACTCAGATATACAGTGGCGAGGCAGACATCATGATCATGTTTGGCAGCCAAG AGCATGGGGATGGGTACCCCTTCGACGGCAAGGATGGGCTCCTGGCCCACGCCTTTCCCCCAGGCCAGGGCATCCAGGGTGATGCTCACTTTGACGACGATGAATTCTGGACACTGGGAACTGGCTTAG TGGTGAAGACCCGTCATGGGAATGCCAATGGAGCCGAATGCCACTTCCCCTTCATCTTCGAGGGCCGCTCCTACTCCCGGTGCACCACGGAGGGGCGCAAGGATGGGCTGCCCTGGTGTGCCACCACCTCCAACTACGACCGGGATAAGAAATACGGCTTCTGCCCCAGCGAGC TCCTCTACACCAATGGTGGCAACAGCGATGGAGCCCCCTGCGTCTTCCCCTTCGTCTTCGATGGCACCTCCTATGATACCTGTACCACAGACGGGCGCTCCGATGGCTACCGCTGGTGTGCCACCACCTCCAGCTTCGACCAGGACAAGAAATACGGCTTCTGCCCCAACCGAG ACACGGCGGTGATCGGCGGCAACTCCCAGGGGGACCCGTGCGTCTTTCCCTTCACCTTCCTGGGGCAGTCCTACAGTGCCTGCACCAACCAGGGCCGGCAGGATGGCAAGCTCTGGTGTGCCACCACCAGCAACTATGACACCGACAAGAAGTGGGGCTTCTGCCCTGACAGAG GTTACAGCATCTTCCTGGTGGCTGCCCATGAGTTTGGACACTCACTGGGTCTGGACCACTCCAGTGTGCGTGAGGCCCTAATGTACCCTATGTACAGTTACATCCAGGACTTCCAGCTGCACCCCGATGACGTCCAGGGCATCCAATACCTCTACG GTCGTGGCTCTGGCCCTAAACCCACTGcacctgcccctgctcccactgaggagccccagcccctgcccacagAGGAGCCCCAGCCCGTGCCCACAGAGGAGCCCCAGCCCATGCCCACAGAGGCTGGCAGCACCTCCAccactgaggaggaggaggaggagacacCAGAGCCCACAGTTGGACCCATTCCTGTGGACCCCAGCCGGGATGCCTGCATGGAGAAGAACTTTGATGCTATCACAGAGATCAATGGGGAGCTGTACTTCTTCAAGGATGG GAAATACTGGACCTACTCTTCCTTCTGGAAATCGGGCATCCAGGGTGCCTTCTCTGTTGCTGATACCTGGCCTGGCCTCCCAGACACCATCGATGCTGTTTTCCAGGATTTGCTCACCAAGAGGGTCTTCTTCTTTGCTG GTCGGCAGTTCTGGGTGTTTTCTGGGAAGAGTGTGCTGGGCCCCCGGGGGATCGAGAAGTTGGGTATAGGGAAGGAAGCCGGCCGCCTCTCGGGGGCCCTGCAGCGGGGCCGCGGCAAAGTGCTGCTCTTCAGCGGGGAGAGCTACTGGAG GCTGGATGTGAAGGTTCAGAGGGTGGACAAGGGCTACCCCCGTGCCACCGATGATGTCTTCACCGGCGTCCCCCTTGATGCACGCAATGTGTTCCTCTACCAAG GCAAGTATCACTTCTGCCGGGGCAGCTTCTACTGGAGGATGACACCGCGCTACCAGGTGGACAGGGTGGGCTACGTCAAGTATGACATCCTGCAGTGCCCCCAGAACTGA